One genomic region from Gossypium hirsutum isolate 1008001.06 chromosome D13, Gossypium_hirsutum_v2.1, whole genome shotgun sequence encodes:
- the LOC107918750 gene encoding probable long-chain-alcohol O-fatty-acyltransferase 5: MESELNNLIKLWVLTTFSLSYSYHISAKISKGFPRLVSIFPVIFLLSILPFNIHGFHLGAAHVFVLSWMANFKLLLFAFDRGPLSPPPENFILFILAACSPFKIKENSVKVLKGETPFQGNQPRVPSLILEAVNKASLLTLLFYSYNFKQYFHKHVLLILYFFHTFLSIQFLLAVAAIPAQICLPGVELEPQFNAPLRATSLQDFWGRRWNLRVSEALRLTIYSPIKTISSRVIGSRWASLPAVFATFVSSGFMHELIYYHIIRKKPTWEITWFFVLQGVLVDIEIFLKKKLVATEKFRLHEAISGPLALANIALTAGWLSYTQLLRNGVDEKVIKEFNAIVEFFKRST, from the coding sequence ATGGAGAGTGAGCTCAATAACTTGATTAAGTTATGGGTCTTAACAACATTTTCATTGTCTTATTCTTATCACATTTCAGCAAAGATATCAAAGGGCTTCCCAAGGCTTGTTTCAATCTTCCCTGTCATCTTTCTATTATCAATTCTCCCCTTTAACATTCATGGTTTCCATCTTGGAGCAGCCCATGTGTTTGTCCTTTCATGGATGGCCAATTTCAAGCTTCTTTTATTTGCCTTTGATCGAGGTCCCCTTTCACCCCCTCCTGaaaactttattcttttcatcCTCGCTGCTTGTTCACCCTTCAAAATCAAAGAAAACTCAGTCAAGGTTCTAAAGGGTGAAACCCCATTTCAGGGAAATCAACCAAGAGTTCCCAGTTTGATCCTAGAGGCTGTAAATAAAGCTTCGTTGCTGACATTACTTTTTTATTCCTATAACTTTAAGCAATATTTTCATAAACATGTCCTGTTAATCCTTTACTTCTTCCATACTTTTCTTTCAATTCAGTTTTTGTTGGCTGTGGCTGCAATCCCAGCTCAGATCTGTCTTCCTGGTGTGGAACTCGAACCACAGTTCAATGCACCACTTCGAGCCACTTCATTGCAAGACTTTTGGGGACGTAGATGGAACCTTAGGGTCTCAGAGGCACTTCGTCTGACCATATACAGCCCTATAAAAACCATTTCTTCCCGTGTAATTGGATCCAGATGGGCTTCATTGCCTGCTGTTTTTGCAACATTTGTCAGTTCGGGTTTTATGCATGAACTGATATATTATCATATAATCCGCAAAAAGCCTACGTGGGAAATTACTTGGTTCTTCGTTTTACAAGGAGTTCTGGTTGATATAgagatttttttgaagaaaaaattggTGGCCACCGAGAAGTTCCGGCTACACGAGGCGATTTCAGGACCCTTGGCCCTGGCAAATATAGCACTCACTGCTGGTTGGTTATCTTATACGCAACTCTTGAGAAATGGTGTGGATGAAAAGGTGATCAAAGAATTCAATGCGATTGTGGAGTTTTTTAAGAGATCAACGTAA